A window of Costertonia aggregata contains these coding sequences:
- a CDS encoding WG repeat-containing protein: MKAYKNDKILAPVCLDKTWGFINENGDFEIPLQFDYAHGFSEGRAKVVIGEKCGFIHETGEFVIPPIYDKRKSHNFYEDGFVKMVLGKNSYMIATDGTKLDVDEYDEIDVFSEGMAAFKVNGRWGYINTFGEQVVKPIYTKTYAFLEGMAEVELEGKWGYIDKTGKEIISLIYDDASEFSEGLARVELNNKYGFINKEGEDIIPFKYKNANIFSEGLAAVAENEAWGFVNKKGEQITPYKYNKELFWDINNSPQIFSDGLAAVQFERKYGFIDRNGNEVIPFKYYWTHGFRDNLAYVIDAYGGFINKAGDVVVPLKYEAAKRFSYELAAVKLDGTWGYVNTKGENTIPMRFHHAGIFRNCNAPIERIKE, from the coding sequence ATGAAGGCATATAAGAACGATAAAATCCTCGCTCCGGTTTGCCTAGATAAAACATGGGGGTTCATCAATGAAAATGGGGATTTTGAAATACCGCTGCAATTTGATTATGCCCATGGTTTTTCTGAGGGCAGGGCAAAAGTGGTAATTGGGGAAAAGTGCGGTTTTATACATGAAACAGGGGAATTTGTAATTCCGCCAATCTATGACAAACGCAAATCCCATAATTTCTATGAAGATGGTTTTGTCAAAATGGTATTGGGGAAAAACTCATATATGATAGCTACTGACGGTACTAAGCTAGATGTTGATGAATATGACGAGATTGATGTTTTTTCAGAAGGAATGGCAGCTTTTAAAGTAAACGGCAGATGGGGCTACATAAATACTTTTGGCGAGCAGGTAGTAAAACCTATATATACCAAGACCTATGCTTTTTTAGAAGGTATGGCAGAAGTTGAACTAGAGGGAAAATGGGGATACATTGATAAAACAGGTAAAGAAATAATTTCTTTAATATATGACGATGCCTCGGAATTTTCAGAAGGTTTGGCGAGAGTTGAATTGAATAATAAATATGGTTTCATAAATAAGGAGGGCGAAGACATAATTCCATTTAAATATAAAAATGCCAACATATTCTCCGAAGGTTTGGCCGCGGTCGCAGAAAATGAAGCATGGGGCTTCGTAAATAAAAAAGGAGAACAGATAACACCTTATAAGTACAACAAAGAACTATTTTGGGATATAAATAACTCACCCCAAATATTTTCCGATGGTTTGGCTGCCGTACAATTTGAGCGCAAATATGGTTTTATAGATAGAAATGGCAATGAGGTTATCCCATTTAAATATTATTGGACCCATGGTTTTCGGGACAATCTGGCCTATGTTATAGATGCATATGGAGGCTTTATCAATAAAGCAGGAGATGTAGTAGTCCCGTTAAAGTATGAAGCGGCAAAAAGGTTTTCATACGAATTGGCCGCGGTAAAATTAGATGGTACATGGGGATATGTAAATACAAAAGGGGAAAATACGATTCCCATGCGGTTTCATCATGCAGGAATTTTTAGAAATTGTAATGCGCCCATCGAAAGGATAAAAGAGTAA
- a CDS encoding RNA polymerase sigma factor, which translates to MTDQEIIHQLKKGNEACLKHLYQHLGMIKSLVSKNSGNEDDALDIFQEAVIVFYKKVMSGDFELRGKISSYLYEVSRRLWLNQLNRRKRHEVPSDMSFSPNRADEDGERQNPIALQKYVENALEKLGEPCKSLLESAIFLGTKMEEIAKKFNYSGARSASQQKLRCLKKLRGHISYDDIIALE; encoded by the coding sequence ATGACCGACCAAGAAATTATCCATCAACTTAAAAAAGGTAACGAAGCCTGTCTAAAACATTTATACCAACATTTGGGTATGATAAAGAGCCTGGTTTCAAAAAATAGTGGTAATGAAGATGATGCGCTGGATATTTTTCAAGAAGCCGTAATCGTATTCTACAAGAAAGTCATGTCCGGAGATTTTGAGCTAAGGGGCAAGATTAGTTCTTACCTGTACGAGGTGTCCAGAAGGTTATGGCTCAATCAGCTCAATAGGAGAAAGAGGCATGAAGTGCCCAGCGACATGTCTTTTTCTCCTAATCGGGCAGATGAGGATGGTGAAAGGCAAAACCCTATCGCATTACAAAAATATGTTGAAAACGCTTTGGAAAAACTGGGAGAGCCTTGCAAATCCCTTTTGGAATCGGCTATTTTTTTAGGTACGAAAATGGAGGAAATCGCCAAAAAATTCAATTATTCAGGTGCACGTTCCGCAAGCCAACAAAAATTAAGATGTCTAAAAAAATTAAGGGGCCATATTTCTTATGATGACATAATAGCTCTGGAATAA
- a CDS encoding FHA domain-containing protein encodes MKKQVIRIDGEPFVFEIGEKITIGRIGYGANIEINDQKVSRQHGIIEAVEEKVFILDLESSNGIFINGERVPSGKPIQISEKDIIKIGSSELRLQSKKASSEKGTISKSFSGHGEISKFKETIKQKKELQIGRLPNNDIVFNDPTVSRAHARISYENNIFWIEDLGSVNHTYVNGNKIKTKTKLRDSDVVTISFYAIGLREGAKDLREESNAINAVAIQKIYPNHKIGLQSLSLEIPHSSFVALMGPSGCGKSTLLKCLNGDNPATAGEVFIHGLSLRENFNLIKKKIGYVPQDDIIHKELTVYKTLFYAAKLRLPDDTSNEEIDNRINKVIADLNLDQDKEKGIKSIKVGNLSGGQRKRISIAVELLTEPTILFLDEPTSPLDPETIESFLTSIKKLTSNRTTIIMVTHKPEDLNYVDQVIFLGVQGHLVYKGLANGLVSSFEVDTIVEVYSEMSHIDKVKNKYIKPNALGYQNRADAEIKREKPDSLWLQLFWLISRYLNIKLNDRENLFLLLAQPLIIGGLVCLVFNQFRVGVLFLMTISAIWFGVSNSAKEIVGELSVYRRERMFNLNINIYILSKWAVLSLIAFVQSLLFVTIVYLNFKYNTYTGFDEVYLRSFWGSTALMFFLSFSGSLIGLWLSSSLNTTEKVMTVVPIILMPQIMLAGVMTKINTTLVEVLSFFTLGRWGTEGFSRLQDEASPDSKGVIFGQVQEFSASAMDVLNLYDKNLTNEGTLIGGVFNGFDQNIIAILILNSLFYMLIYYALKKKDSI; translated from the coding sequence ATGAAAAAACAGGTCATAAGAATAGATGGAGAACCATTCGTTTTTGAGATTGGGGAAAAGATAACCATCGGCAGGATCGGTTATGGTGCCAACATTGAGATAAATGATCAAAAAGTATCTCGACAGCATGGTATTATTGAAGCTGTTGAGGAAAAAGTATTTATTCTAGATTTAGAAAGTTCAAACGGAATTTTCATAAACGGAGAGAGAGTGCCCTCAGGTAAACCCATTCAAATATCTGAAAAAGACATCATAAAAATAGGGTCCAGTGAGCTAAGGCTTCAATCAAAGAAAGCATCTTCTGAAAAAGGCACGATATCCAAATCATTTTCCGGTCATGGTGAAATATCCAAATTTAAGGAAACGATAAAACAGAAAAAAGAACTCCAAATAGGTAGATTACCTAACAACGATATAGTTTTCAATGATCCGACCGTTTCTAGGGCGCATGCCAGAATCAGCTATGAAAACAACATTTTTTGGATTGAAGACCTTGGCTCTGTTAACCATACTTATGTAAATGGGAACAAAATCAAAACCAAGACCAAATTACGTGATAGTGACGTGGTAACGATTTCGTTTTACGCCATTGGTCTTCGTGAAGGTGCAAAAGATCTTCGAGAAGAATCAAATGCGATAAACGCTGTTGCCATTCAAAAAATATACCCAAACCATAAAATAGGGCTTCAAAGTTTATCACTGGAGATTCCGCATTCCAGCTTTGTGGCACTTATGGGACCTTCAGGTTGCGGAAAGTCTACTTTGTTAAAATGTTTGAACGGGGATAACCCAGCTACGGCCGGTGAGGTTTTTATACATGGTTTGTCACTTCGGGAAAACTTTAACCTTATAAAAAAAAAGATTGGATATGTACCCCAAGACGACATCATCCATAAAGAGCTTACGGTTTATAAAACGCTGTTTTATGCGGCCAAGCTAAGACTGCCAGACGATACCTCCAACGAGGAAATAGATAACAGGATCAATAAGGTTATCGCCGATTTGAACCTAGATCAGGATAAAGAGAAAGGCATTAAATCGATTAAAGTTGGAAACTTATCTGGTGGGCAGCGCAAAAGAATATCCATTGCAGTTGAGTTACTAACGGAGCCGACAATTTTGTTCTTGGATGAGCCAACATCTCCCCTTGACCCCGAAACCATTGAAAGTTTTTTAACGAGTATTAAAAAATTAACCTCGAACAGGACTACCATTATTATGGTTACCCATAAACCGGAAGATTTAAATTATGTGGATCAGGTCATTTTTTTAGGGGTACAAGGGCATTTGGTATATAAAGGTCTTGCGAACGGGCTGGTTTCTTCTTTTGAGGTTGATACAATTGTTGAGGTCTACAGTGAAATGAGCCATATAGATAAGGTAAAGAATAAATATATAAAACCAAATGCTTTGGGGTATCAGAACCGCGCAGATGCCGAGATAAAAAGAGAGAAACCCGATTCTTTATGGCTCCAGTTATTTTGGTTGATCTCGAGATATTTGAATATTAAACTGAACGATAGGGAGAACTTGTTTCTTTTGTTGGCCCAACCATTGATTATTGGCGGTTTGGTATGTTTGGTTTTCAACCAGTTCAGGGTAGGTGTACTTTTTTTGATGACCATATCCGCAATATGGTTTGGGGTCAGTAATTCAGCAAAGGAGATTGTAGGGGAACTTTCCGTATATCGTAGGGAAAGAATGTTCAATTTGAACATTAACATATATATCTTATCCAAATGGGCCGTACTTTCTCTAATAGCCTTTGTGCAGTCCCTCCTTTTTGTAACCATCGTTTATTTAAATTTTAAATACAATACGTATACGGGTTTTGATGAGGTGTACCTTAGGTCTTTTTGGGGAAGCACAGCGTTAATGTTTTTTCTTTCTTTCTCTGGTTCCTTGATAGGATTATGGCTTTCATCTTCATTGAACACTACAGAGAAGGTAATGACGGTGGTTCCAATTATATTGATGCCACAGATTATGCTGGCCGGAGTCATGACAAAAATAAACACCACCTTGGTAGAGGTACTTAGCTTTTTTACTTTGGGGAGATGGGGAACGGAAGGGTTTTCCAGATTACAAGATGAAGCATCACCGGATTCAAAGGGCGTCATTTTTGGTCAAGTGCAAGAATTTTCGGCTTCGGCAATGGATGTATTGAATCTTTATGACAAAAACTTGACCAATGAGGGAACGTTGATTGGGGGTGTATTTAATGGGTTTGACCAAAACATTATCGCCATTTTAATTTTGAACAGTCTGTTCTACATGTTGATATATTATGCCTTAAAGAAAAAGGACAGTATCTAA